DNA from Mugil cephalus isolate CIBA_MC_2020 chromosome 5, CIBA_Mcephalus_1.1, whole genome shotgun sequence:
ACTTGTTGAAAAGGTGAAACCAAGCTTCCTTCAGCGACTTCAATACTATTTTTGCTTAAATGGCGTAACATTAATGCCTAAAACGAAGACAGCTGGACATGCTTGAGGTTTCaggactcagcagtccacctagACCTGAAAGTCAAAAGAAGTCACAAAGAAGATGCCACCCAAAACCCTATTGATGTATTATTTAGATAGTAAGCAGCTTTCTCATTACTAATCAGCTGACATCACttaccttttccttttttaggtGATCATTTGTTTAGAATAGCgattgtgtggttgtggtgtttttttttctgctcagtcTTTATTGTGACTCGCTATCAAAAGAATGTGGTCACATGTGTCTCAGCTCGCCACCATGTGCCCTGGTGTGTGGTCACACCCGTACTTTAGCCACGTGTGATCGGGTTCCCCAGAAAAGACGCTAACgcaaggtctgaacggggccaTTAAGGTGACGTCAACAAGTCCCTGATAAGAAACTGGATCTATTGTGAAACTTCAGGGGCAGGCTGGTTGGTTTGGGCTGATTGTGCTTGTTCACCTGCAAAAAAATGACTCGCTCTGCCTTAAATCACGTTTCTGTAAGAAGATATTTTAGCAAGTTTTAAAATTTGTGTGGCAACCCTGGTGTAATCGAGTATGAATCCATATCAGCTTGGTAAACATTAAACAGTTTTAACGTTTCAGCTCATTTCTAAACATGATTTGATTTCTCATGACTTTCAGGATGTGGAAGTTTTGGATacgaagaggaagaagaagagtttcCAATGAAAAGACAGTCCATCTGAAATCGGCCAGATGAGTTCTAGACGAAGATGAGTCAAGACTTATAAAATATTCAGGAACTAtatcacttgttttattttgttttgaaacttTATTAATGGAAAACGGTTAACAGTAATAGTCCCTCAGTGTACTCATTAGTGGCGAATGTTAAGTGCTATTTACATCTGTCTGTAATGTATAAGTGATGCCTTATATCATTTGGTGGTAGCATGCGTCTGCCCTTGAGGTCAATAAATAGGGAGAGTCTCATGTTGGCGACACTCGAAGCCAACAGGAATTGATTAGCACAGCACTCTGTAGACTCGCCATAGCATGCGACACACTTTATAATCTCACTTCCTGGTTTTAATCTGttgtttttagattaaaaaaaaagaaaagcaagctTTCATTAGGCTTTAAGTGCTAATATATACTGCATATTTCACTCACCTGTTGGCTTTAATCAGTGTTTCTCGCCAGGAGGGGGCAGTGTtgcctgcagcttttttttttttgatcattaGGGGGCATCATCGTagtgaaatatattttgtgaTTCAAACACAGTGTCAGTGGAAGACACCAAAATTACACCCATGTGATGGAGGTTAGGATATAACCTGTAAATTGTTTTGTTAAATCGGGTGAAACTATCTAACCTGGAAAGAGAATTCAAGTAAGAGATGATCTTAGATGATTACTGATCACTCACAAATGTCAAGCAACAAACCTCAAGACGTGCTCTGTAACGCAAGAAGAGCGTTGAATATATGTAGAGTGATGACAACCAAGATGATATTCAGGAACATATGTGCACAATTACTGGTCTGGTTTTGAATTCTAGCTGTTAAGGGTCAAATTATCTAAGAGCTTAAACTTCAATTCCATTTCCAGGTGTGGTTTTGCCttaaattttaattaacagaacgggattattattctttttcttttaattaattttttttgcaatggTAAACGATGCTGTTGGTATCAGTTATATCAAAGAATGTTGTATGCAGGTGCACTTTTAGAAACATAACTAATAAAACCCAAGGGATATTTTGttaagacacagacacaaaacaaggaGTCGGTGCAGGGTTtaatttctgtctttcatcattTATAGCACACTGAACAGCTTGAATCATAGGTTAACTTCATACTTCTGCCATTGCTTTGACTACAGACCAATTATGCTTATTTCTATGTGATGTAGAGTGGCAGCCTTTGGGGTTTTGTTGTTATGAAActgtacagaaaatgtttagtgttaaataaatgtcactttCAATGCGTCTCCTGGGTCGTCTGTGTTCTTTGGCCTTTCAAATACTCAGAACAGATATGAGGTAATGGTCAGGACTGTGGAGCTATTGAATGTCGAAATTACCGATCAAGATTGTGGACGAAAGAGTGATCGTAAGGCGACTCCTAGTGGCAGCAGAATGTAACTAAAAGCATCCACAACCCTATTTGGACGGTGAccctcaagttttttttttctttcttatctgCAGAGGTATTTCATCCCCGAAATCAAACATAAATGACAAGGCAAACTACAAGCAGCACATGACATCCATTAactgtcatttttcattcaagtaAAGTTCAGTAGATTATGAGAAAATCGGATGTTTAATTCCTGGAGATACTTCCTCCTGCTTCAAACTTCACTAAAACTACTTTTAATATAACATACTATTTATAAAAGTAAAGACTTACATTCTGCCCTGGTGTTATAGTATTACTGCTATTCCCCTTTCTTGAATGCTCTGTTAATCTGAGAGCTGCTACATAAGTCAAATAAAAGATGGGGCACAGTTTAGCCGGTTAAGTGTCAGAGCTAAACACACTTCTGATGTGTGGTCAGCCATCACTGAGCAGCGTCCAGTCCTATCTTCCATCCAGGTGGGTTTTTTCCTGCACGTCTTCAGTCCTCCAGCTGCCTGGGGAGAAAGAAGATGGCCTTCTGTCCGATGTGAGTTCTTGGGCCGAGTTTAGGTTTTCCGTTCTTTTTCAGACCCACGTACCAGCCCCTGTCCTGGTATTTCTGTGACTGATACGTGTTGTAGTGGTTCTCCTCCAGTTTCTCCAGAAAGTAACATTCGTCGGCTATGGTGggctgagagagaaacacatctgAATGATGAAGTGTAATCTACAACACGCTTTGATCCCATAAATCGTCAGCTATGGACACTCACTGAGCTGTACAGACGGCCTTCATCGCTCATGGCCAGGTATCGCTGGGCCTCTGCTCCTTGGATGACCACGACGCCTCTGTCCACAGCTTTGAGCCTTAAAACAGCTACAAGGAGAAAAGGCCTCAAGTTAGGTAACAGCAATCGAAACATTAGCATGAGAAGTAAAAGAAATAGAACACAATGCACTTTCTTCTAATCtatgaggctaatttttgtttctgtgtcttcatgtggGGACacgaagttttaggttttattgcatcttattgtgcttcatttaaacctgttgacctcattagtggacgatttagtctgacatctagtggtagcaaagattaaaacttatttttttatgcttgtTAACGTTTCTAGCTGTATATGGCTCACAAACTTAACagattttatcaatagcaacgagctacaacatCGCTAATAAGCAtttactcatttgaggacgttgggacttcattgttctgtctttgctcagctgcattcaggtattaaaatatatattttgtcacatagcagtgacttctttataacataaataatgaaataataccagtgtccacatatgaggacataattttttttatcaaaagctgctacttcctgttcaaagatgatgcttagtttttatacgtcttagggccttctgatcccaaataccgtagagaaattaaaaatgcataccaaataaaagctcggatATCAGGAGGTTAATGAACTGACTAATATGCAAATTTTGGCAAATTGTATTTAGAGTAtcagtgtttattattattattattcagggtgtgtttagatttattttactgactCATTCATTGTTTCATATTACTGCTGTAGATACTTAAGACAGCATATGTCTATGAAGGTTCTCATCCTTTCAGGTCattatccaaaaacaaaactgaaacaaatgagACTGGACTCGTTTGAGTCACCCTTCCCCAAGTCAACATGGTTCAGTTGTTTGAGAAGTAAATCAATTTTAATTTGAACTAATTTGAATTGTATCGGAGAAAAAGTGGTTCTGCCTAGTTGCCACCCACCACCAAGTATCCTTATGTTTGTGACCTTTactaaaaagcctttatttttaGGATGCCGCCTTAATTCTGCATCAAACAATGAAATCTGTGTCATATAGTCCTATATAATGTGAACTTCTGTCctgctattttcattttttttttctattgtaaGCTTTCCTGCCGTAAGGGTCTGTATGAATCGGAAGTTGTTGAAGTTAATTTATCACAACTGTGGCTCCCACGTTTCGACGCATGGTGCTTTGCTCCTGCAGCAAAGGAAGTGAACGCATCATGCTGCAGGCCTGAGATGGGCGTGCAAACGCGCCGTCTTGCTGCAGTCTTGCTTACTGTGAACGTCCCCGTCGTCCCTCTGGCCCGTCACCGTCCCATCGGGGAGGATCTGGAGGTGGTGTCCGCCATTCATGCAGTAGAGCCGAGTCAGCCGCCGGTAGTCGAGCCGCTGCAGGCCGCCGTCCACAGCCTGATCCTGCACTGAGAACATCGCTCCATCCGCCATCAGAGGAAAGTCCGCCCTTTAACTCCACGGCAGGTGGTTCGGCAGCGATGgatgtattttagtttgttgtgtAAATGATAACCGCCCTGAGTCCCCTGCAGTGGTCAGGTGTTTACATGCTCGTGAACGAGCGCAGAGACCACACAGGCAGCTGCGTGCGCGCCCCCGAATCCGGGCCTGAACTTTCATCTCGGGTGATGGTATGGAGGGAAATCACGCTCATTATGGATCCATTAAcaattttttgtattttaaactcTTATAGTACTATGttcgggtcaaatttgacccattGGCAGGATAACATgtgaaagtttcagtttctttgtttttatgagaacagatattttaacacaacaaaagaattTTAATTCTGAAAATCTCAAGAACACTGGTAGTTTCATGCACCCATGGATCATGGGTCAGTTTTGGTCCACTAACACAAAAGTCATGGGCAACTTTCTAACACATTATAAGGGTTAAAAGTAATGGATTTAAGTGAAAAGATACCATTGGCAGTAATGACAAGACCTACATTATTGGTTAGCCTACATCTGTGGTAAACTTATTATCATTGAAGATTAAGATTAGTTTATGATCACGGTTAGATCATAAAGGTCTGTAGGTCCACTGGACATCTATCTAGTAATGGAACTGAATTCCAACATGATAATGTTGTGTATAGATGTATACATTTTGAGCAACAAAGCATCAGAGGTCTATAAACACTTGCAGCTTTAAACCAGAGCTTAGTAATCAGCGGTTTAGTCTGTCACACTGTGTTCACATATACAGACACAGTGTTCAGAGAATCAAACTAAGATGGTGGCTGATATTTTAGAGCCTTTGGAAGTAAAACCAAAGCCATTTCATCAAATACAATCAGGTAAGAGTTGGAGTTTTTAATTCTCTTCTACTCTCTAGGACAGAACGTAGATTTTAACATTCTAGAGGCTGTATTTGTGTTCCTATTTTATAATCTTTTACAATCTTTTAAGTTTAACTGTACGTGGAGTTGGTGCTTGTGACTAGTCTCAACCTCGTTTGTGTAAGAGGGGCCTCTCTAAACTCTATTGTTTGTGACCTGATGTTTGGCGGCACCTGTGGCCATAAGAGGAAACTGCAGGTGTGTTTAACGGGAACTCCTGTAAATGTGTCTTATTTACGATTTTGGgcatttcctcatttcctcatttcctcgCGTCCACCTGAGACTTGCTCCaaaacctccatgttaaaatagaccatgtttacagcctgttgCTGAGAAATGTTTCCGTATGACCTTTTTTTATACATAACTCACTTGTTTAAATTGTATCAAGACTCGTCTGATGCATTCAGCTTTAAAAGCGCTCTCAATAGTTGCTTCATCCATCTTCATGTAGTCAGTGGTCTCCACGGAAACCCTGTCCTGAATACTGTAAAATTTAAggattttatattaaatttcaTCAGTGGCTCATGGGCTCACCACTTTTGTAGCTTCAATTGGCAACAGACAGTTAAATGAAAATCATTCAGGTCTGAGCCGCGTTAAGAACTCTGAACTCTGCAAACAAGCGGCGAATCCTTGAATCTCAGCGGATTTCAACACACTGTCTCAGAACGGAAATGCTTATTTATTTGACGAACAAGTGCTTGCTGTGATCACGAAAAGTGTGTTACCACGAGCCCACCGCCTCCACCATTCAAATTCACAGAGTCACTGTGACGGTAAACACCAGCACACAGTTCCTCGCTTCGGTGAAGTACCACACAAACCATACGCTTCGACCTTTAATCAAAGGAGGAGAAGATCAACAGGAGTCACACTACAGAGGAGAAATAATACAGAGGGTAGGTACTGAAAAACTATTATTTGGAGACAAATACACCACATTTTCTTTACAATGGATTATATGTACATATTAAACTTGTTTTAAGCGAAACAAAAAGCTCTTTAGAGAAAGCATATACCAGTGAAACGTGATCCGCCCTTGATAGTTCTTAAAAGTTAATGTCTGCATATGTTTTATACAAAATAGATTTTCAAACAATATTTGGGTAGTGCAAatctttcttaatttttttttcttttaaagattCAAGCAGGTTGATTACTTTcacaaacagtttttgtgtgtgaaaaagacAGACTCCGATCCTATTCACAGTATTTCACAATCTGACCAAAGCGGtttaaagagtaaaaaaatgtgtttaaaatcaaacaactgTACATTTGTGTTCTCGGAGCTCCTTTACACCGACATTATGTTGAATTcatctgtgtttgctttggtcAACTTGTAGTCAAACATTAAAGAGgcttttttcttgtgtgtgtgtgtgtgtgtgggtgtgtgtgtgtgtggactgatTGCTGTTTCCTGAACGTCCAGATTATCTGGCCTGCAGAGATAAAAGTTATATGTGAATCTCGTGTATGCAAATAGCttatatcagaaaaaaataagtaagaaaaaaaaggaagttagCACATTATATTATGTGGCGATGATAGATTATCTGTCATTTCTATTGCATATTCAATTGTCCTCCTCAAAAACGTATAAGAAACAGGATACATTTTTGAGCAAGAAGAGGCAAGTATGTgctttcaaatatatatatgtatatatttctgtttaaatgaacagcagcagcagcagcagagatttgGATACACTGAATGTGAAAGTAACCCATGAGTAAGCCTTCTGCAGGTAAtgaggatgttttttgttttttttttccctccaactattctgaataaactgaaaagaaaaataagcatcCGCCTGTCTGAGCCTAAAGGTATGAATGACGTCGGAGGCAGCCGACTCCTCAGACGTTTGAAGCGAAACGTTGCTCCTGACAAACACGGTGAAACACAGAAGCGGACACATTTTGGGGAAATCCAAACAGTTTTTGGTTCATCAACTAAACACggacaaactgtgtgaaatcAGACAATTGCAACAACCTGAGCATGGGAACAGCTTATAATACATAATGAGTGCTTTTATATCTGTTGTTAGGGTAGATTAGCAACACAACTATTTGACATCTTTAATATTTACCACTTTAAAGtctttcacatctttttttcccaattACTCTTAACTGACAGTTGGTCGTCTCTAATCTGTCGTCTCTTTTGAACAACATTATTTCCTCTTCGACATTCACTCAAAAAACCTGgatcaataaacacaaacaagtcGGGTTATGGAACACGAGGCCAAATAAACCGAGCAGACAAAGTGATGAAAACGTTGCAACACATTTCAAATTCCCACTTCTACCACACAGAAAAGGAGACGCCGACAGACCTGGATTAATGTGTGCGGTGACACAAACACGAGTGTTTACGAATAAAGCTCAGTTCTCTCTCACTAATGACATCTATCCAGTTGACTGAAGCTCtcataatagtaataataatattaatattaataatataactCAGGACTTTTGTGATAATTAACAAGCTTCAGTGCTTGGATTCGTTTCCTCTCTCCGTACAAATACTGACCGACTTTCAGAATcgctgaaaacagacaaaacaggagTTTGGCACTGAAATAGTTCCCAGAGAATAAAGGATCCATTTTGCCTGCCTCCACCGTCAGCAATGCTTCACTTTCTCTGTGACTGGACTCTGTGAGGTGACTGAGGCTAAGTGCTTTCAAAAGCTGGGGCTTCAACTATCTACTAGACAATCAAATAAACGTGCAAAGCTACTGAAGACATCAGGACAAGGTGCCTACAGGGCGTTGAGGGaacaagagggagggagaaggggggggggtcaaaGCTTACAGGGTAACAACTTTTGCCAATGTCTCTTCCAAAGTGCTGTATACTTAATAAGCTATCGTATTTAAAGAGAACAGTCTGACATTTCGGGGAATACTCTTTAACTTTCTTGCCACAAGTTAGACGAGGAGGTCGGCGCCGTTCGCGTGTTCACAACAAATATGACTTGACggatggttagcttagctttagcatGAAGACTGGACACGGATAAACAGGTGGCCTAGGCTCTGAATAACATCTACATCTCAGTAACGTTTAGCTCAAGTGTTTTAACTCGCACAATAAAAGAGAATGAGGACAATTCAACCATCTGGACTATTTCCAGGACCAGTTGCTAGGCAACAAGAGAAGGCTTCTGGAGGCAACTTATCCGAGGAAAGAAATCATATAACCCAACATAAGATGATGCATGGTCGTTTTCACATCTGAATTGATGAGCGTTGGAGGTGCTGGTTGTAGTTTAGCTCTTCCCAGTCctgaagctaagctaagctacgctacgctaagctaagctaaccaccgTCTGACTCCACCTTCACATTTACAAAGAAGGTGTGTAAATCTtcatggccaaaaaaaaaaaaaaaactcaacgtATTTCCCTAAAAGTTCAACTATTCCTTCAAAACATTTAGCAAGATAACAGCACAAAggctttcaataaaaaatatataagtagATACTTAACGAGAGCAAGGACAGTCCGAGAATCAGCTGCAGACTCACGACTGCATTTCTACCAggctactaaaaaaaaaaaactaatgcgAAGGACGGTTATTTTTCAACCAGTTTGAGTCTCGTTAAAACCACAATGATTAATCCTGACtgattaaaaatgacacaacctTTCAAACGCAATAAAATATGCCCTCTCTTTCGTGATTGATAGACGCAAGTATTGATCTCACTCAACTACTGGGACTACAGGGGCAGGAGTGTGGAGCAAAATGAAGACATGATCGGGCTACTTCCTACTAGAAAAAAGGGTCTAACTTCCATCTAGGGTCATACAGTAAAGACAGTATAACAGTCTTTCTTCACAGTCTTTTAAAGCCTTTAGCAGTTCCCAGTGCTCAAATCGCACTTAAGGAGTCGAGGGAGATGAAAAGGAAGCAGGCTCTGATTATTGTTATAAGAATCATTTCTACGCACAAAGGATGGACCGAGCTGCCACTTCTTTAAGATAAACACAgccattggaaaaaaaagaaaaaaaaaagaaaaaaggaaaacctgCAACTGCATGTTATATAAAAAGTACAATCAACATACGAAAGTAGACCAGACAACCAGACGGTTTGGTGAGAAATATGGTAGGAAGAAAAATGACTAACATGATATTTGAAGCAAAAAaggcacatgttttttttttttcccttttataaTAGACATGTGTAAACCTGGAAGAGGTCGGCTTGTGGGAGAAATCATCCTTTGACTGCTGGACTTCGGTTATAAGTCCCACTGAATTAGTCGAAGCAACAAAAAGATGCTTTTAAGTGACTATAAaacagaaccccccccccccccccccgtgtgtGACTGATAAACTTATTGTTACAGCCTCCTATGAAAACTAAAAGTGGAACATACAGTCTAAAAGCCTACTTAAGAGCATGTTATTAAGCGTTGTTACCTACTCAGGTAACAACGACCTGGAAAACTGTATAAACTGTTATAAtttgaaaatgtagaaaatactaTCAGAACCTGTACATAGATACTTTTTCTATCTATTTTAGATATCGTTCTGAATTTGAAGGTAAGAATCCTGAGACGACGTTCACGTTAGCCTATTTCTTTTTGTGATTATCTTTTATCTTACAAACGTTTCCTATGCAtggttacacacacactacatctTAGActgttcaacaaaacaaaaactcttgTGCTCGCCGTCTGGTTTCCACACAAACACCTACGCGCTCTCCTTCCAGACCTGTAAGCCACTACACAAAGTTGCATACTCGCTCCCGAAGACATCATTCACTCCTCGCCctggatcctcctcctcctcagtcctgTTCATCGTCGCTCCCccggggggtggaggtgggtggCGGTTGAgttgggggtggggtggtgaGGTGATGCGGTGGGATTTTAAGGCATTGTGTCTGTTACGGGTTTCAGTCATCTCTGGTGGAAGAGGAGAGGTTTGACGCTGCCGGCCTTGAATTTTGGTAACTGGTTGCTGATGATCTCCGCCAGCATCTCCGGGAACTCCACGCTCAGGGATTTATTCACGAAGGTGTAGAAGCAGAAGTTGAGCAATCCGCCGACCAGCTGCAGACACACGAGAGAGGAGACGAGATTAACACACATGCGTGTCATATCTAATGAAATGCCATTTAAAACCTCTAAAAATTCTACACCTGAGCTACAAATGTGTATGTTTTAAATTACTGACATCAATAATAAAGAGAATGATAatcaaatagaaataaagatgCACCAGCAACTTCAAACTGAGGTCACTTTGAAAGCAGTACCTTTGAACATATGTTAATTATAAAAAGTGTTGCAACATAAAGTTGGAACTATTGGTGAGTATTGGCAAGgtcttcacgatacgatacgtatcacgatacttgagtcacgatacgatacattattgcgatgtTATGATATCATGAGGTATtgaaatattctacatagttcactgagaaatttaaaatacatcttaaaatacacgtatatatgtacatcagatgacagtgataattcactcAATAGAAACggagtaaaaaaacaatattattattatattattacagaaaaactggtggtggaggtgcggaAGTTGTTCGCGATTGgaccaaaacatgactttttcttttaaaattgatacTGTATCACaagaaacagacatttttttcccaccactaGTTGGAATCTTTTCTTTAGTATCAAATTaagtttatttgtcatttgtttcaaAGTTTCATATATTTGTTGACAAGTTAATCCTGTAGCCTAGAgtgcaaatgttatttttaactaTAAAACTATTCATGTATTTCACATTAAACCAATGACTGAACTCCTCCCCTACCACAGAGGATAAAGCCACTACATTTCTTCAAGCTACAACAGCTGGTCATTAACaacttgtctctgtctctgtacctCATGCATGGAGTCCAGGAGCTTGGTGAGCTGGTAGAATCGCTGCCAGTTCTGGCTGGAGTTCTCCTCACGCTTCACGATGGCTTTTCCCAGCTCCTTGATGTATGACATCCGAATCTCGTCAAACACCGCCTGGCTCTTCAGGCCGTCCTTTGGCACTGTGGGAGACATTCAATGTCAACATCTGGGACAGAAACACGGGTGATGTACCCAAGTTTGTAGCGTCACACGTCACACTTCAGCTTTTAATCAGGTCTATGGAGACAAATGTCCCATATGTTTTTCCATCAGCTCGATCGTAATTATAAAGTCTGGGCACCTTTTACTTTCCTGCACTAGATTAAATTCAGGAGACAACGGGACATGGAGTCATGAACTCTACTTCCAGTCAATAACTGACTTATTTATGGCAAGTGCATGTTTGTTAATGAGTGAAGAAAGTGCTGCCGGCACATCCATtaacaacagtgactttgatgaaaaaacGTGGCTCGGagtgatgccttcatgaaaactcggTAATTCTTTATTGCAACTCAATTCCAACTAAAACACCGATATCAtagtgaggagaaaaaataagtttggaaTACTGTCCCCGTTTGCCGGATACTGAAGTATATGCAGGAgctattcttttttattttggaagcagtaatttctgagtttgacaactccaagttgtcttgaatgcagcatcaacTGCAGCCGGATCTCCACCCACTcgaccctacttctgattgacCACTCCATTAAGAGGCGAACTGAATTGAACGCTTGAACCTGATAATGTCCCgcatcaacaagtttttttcctaaatatatatatatatatatttaatcacaATCAAACGCCACATGCTGGAGATCTGGCACGGTTCcagaatactttaagccctgcatcAACATCAACTCCTGGCATCCGGAGGCAGTAGCGGAATGAAATAATGGTATTTTGCATTAACATCACATCTGATAACGGAAGGTGTGGAGCCGTCAGGCTGCTCCGAGGCAAAAGTCTGACCTgtgctgagcagcagcaggacctTCATGCACAGGTACTCGTCG
Protein-coding regions in this window:
- the fgf1a gene encoding putative fibroblast growth factor 1 gives rise to the protein MADGAMFSVQDQAVDGGLQRLDYRRLTRLYCMNGGHHLQILPDGTVTGQRDDGDVHTVLRLKAVDRGVVVIQGAEAQRYLAMSDEGRLYSSPTIADECYFLEKLEENHYNTYQSQKYQDRGWYVGLKKNGKPKLGPRTHIGQKAIFFLPRQLED